In a single window of the Caldicellulosiruptoraceae bacterium PP1 genome:
- the cbiQ gene encoding cobalt ECF transporter T component CbiQ — protein sequence MSFTNNGINRLNLFDELSNRNIYINKIHPLVKLFLTLMYISFVMSFDKYSIERLMPFIFYPIYIFAISDIPAKPLIKIILFSSPIILGIGIFNPIFEKTIAFNIFGVPISYGWISFFSLIIKYFLTIIATLLLLSTTSIDKLAYSLKKIRLPDILILQFVMTYRYINLLLDEVARSINAYKLRAANSKGIMYKAWGSFAGGILIRSFDRAQRVYNAMKLKGFNNRFVIGIKEKIDKKDIIYLLSWSIFFVIIRFVNVTLLIGNFINALFY from the coding sequence ATGTCTTTCACAAATAATGGTATTAATAGATTAAATCTTTTTGATGAGTTATCAAATAGAAATATTTATATAAATAAGATACATCCATTGGTAAAGTTATTTTTAACATTGATGTATATTTCTTTTGTTATGTCATTTGATAAATATAGCATTGAAAGGCTTATGCCTTTCATTTTTTATCCTATATATATTTTTGCAATATCAGATATACCAGCAAAACCACTTATTAAAATTATATTATTTTCATCACCTATTATTTTAGGTATAGGTATATTTAATCCCATTTTTGAAAAAACAATAGCATTTAATATTTTTGGTGTGCCTATATCTTATGGTTGGATTTCATTTTTTTCATTAATAATAAAGTATTTCTTAACAATAATTGCGACACTTTTGCTTCTTTCAACAACAAGTATAGATAAGTTAGCATATTCATTAAAAAAAATTAGATTACCTGATATACTTATCTTGCAGTTTGTTATGACATATAGATACATAAACCTTTTACTTGATGAGGTAGCAAGGTCGATTAATGCATATAAGCTAAGAGCTGCAAATAGCAAAGGGATAATGTACAAGGCATGGGGGTCTTTTGCTGGTGGGATATTAATACGTTCCTTCGATAGGGCACAAAGGGTATATAATGCTATGAAACTTAAAGGCTTTAACAATAGATTTGTAATTGGAATTAAAGAGAAAATTGATAAAAAAGACATTATATATTTATTGAGCTGGTCTATCTTTTTTGTTATCATTAGATTTGTAAATGTTACACTTTTGATTGGGAATTTTATTAATGCACTGTTTTACTGA
- a CDS encoding energy-coupling factor ABC transporter ATP-binding protein, which produces MKKNAIEVSNIFFTYPDGHKAIDDISFEIQKGESVGLIGHNGAGKSTLLSLLVGLNDLKDGQIKIFDDILNKQSLIKIRKQIGFLFQDPDDQLFMTTVYDDVAFGPVNYGFSEDEVDKKVQDALKTVGIYHLKDKAPYKLSGGEKRLAAIASILSLEPQILLMDEPTTALDPKSRRRFINIINNLPQTKLIASHDLDMILETCSRVLVMRNGKIIKDGKTEEILYDKQLLESCDLELPLSIQKCQNCNSK; this is translated from the coding sequence ATGAAGAAAAATGCAATTGAGGTAAGTAATATATTCTTTACGTATCCTGATGGTCATAAAGCCATTGATGATATAAGTTTTGAAATACAAAAAGGTGAATCGGTTGGATTAATTGGACATAATGGAGCAGGGAAATCAACACTGTTATCACTTTTGGTTGGATTAAATGACTTAAAAGATGGTCAAATTAAGATATTTGATGATATCTTAAACAAACAAAGCCTTATAAAAATTAGAAAGCAAATTGGTTTTTTGTTTCAAGATCCAGATGACCAGCTATTCATGACAACTGTCTATGACGATGTTGCATTTGGACCTGTGAACTATGGATTTTCTGAAGATGAGGTTGACAAAAAGGTACAAGATGCTTTGAAAACTGTTGGTATATACCACCTTAAGGATAAAGCTCCATATAAACTTTCTGGTGGAGAAAAAAGGCTTGCTGCAATAGCCTCAATACTTTCTTTAGAGCCTCAAATACTTTTAATGGATGAGCCTACAACAGCACTTGACCCAAAATCAAGAAGAAGGTTTATAAATATAATCAACAATTTACCTCAAACAAAACTTATTGCTTCACACGACCTTGATATGATATTAGAAACTTGTTCAAGGGTTTTAGTTATGAGGAATGGTAAGATAATAAAAGACGGGAAAACCGAAGAAATCTTATATGATAAACAGCTTTTGGAAAGTTGTGATTTAGAACTGCCTTTGTCAATACAGAAATGCCAAAACTGTAATAGTAAATAA
- a CDS encoding energy-coupling factor ABC transporter permease, translating into MHMADALISPYVGGTMYIATGATLAYSIKKVQENLDDRKIPMMGVMGAFVFAAQMINFSIPVTGSSGHIGGGLLLSILLGPYAGFITMAVILAIQALFFADGGLLALGCNIFNLGFYTCFIAYPLIYKKLIKKGYNTKNVFLSTILSVVVGLQLGAFSVVVETILSGKTELPFSTFVLLMQPIHLAIGIVEGVITGSIVLFVYKMKPEILNEKKETIKTDAVKKLVVIFTLLSLIVGGFVSWFASSNPDGLEWSIQKITGSEDLKSKGSLYEKLGKFQEKLSLFPDYQFKVDTKNKDLSQERMGTSTSGIVGAVIVFAFALFIGIIIKARKKSKTT; encoded by the coding sequence ATGCATATGGCAGATGCCTTAATTTCTCCTTATGTAGGAGGAACGATGTACATAGCAACAGGAGCGACGTTAGCCTATTCAATAAAAAAAGTGCAAGAGAATTTAGACGATAGAAAAATACCTATGATGGGTGTTATGGGAGCATTTGTATTTGCTGCTCAGATGATTAACTTTTCTATACCAGTAACAGGCTCAAGTGGTCATATAGGAGGAGGCTTGCTTCTTTCTATATTGCTTGGTCCATATGCCGGTTTTATAACAATGGCTGTTATTTTAGCAATACAAGCACTATTTTTTGCTGATGGTGGGCTTTTGGCACTTGGCTGCAATATCTTTAACTTAGGTTTTTATACATGTTTTATAGCCTACCCATTGATTTATAAAAAGTTAATAAAAAAAGGCTATAATACCAAGAATGTATTTTTATCAACAATTTTATCAGTAGTTGTAGGACTTCAGTTAGGTGCTTTTAGTGTTGTTGTAGAAACAATACTTTCTGGTAAAACTGAACTGCCATTTTCTACATTTGTTCTTTTGATGCAGCCTATTCATTTAGCAATCGGAATTGTTGAGGGTGTTATAACAGGTTCTATTGTTTTGTTTGTATATAAAATGAAACCTGAGATTTTAAATGAAAAAAAAGAAACCATAAAAACAGATGCTGTAAAGAAATTAGTGGTTATATTTACCCTCCTCTCATTAATTGTTGGGGGCTTTGTTTCATGGTTTGCTTCATCAAATCCTGATGGGCTTGAATGGTCAATTCAAAAGATTACTGGTAGTGAAGATTTAAAGAGTAAAGGAAGCTTATATGAAAAACTTGGGAAATTTCAAGAGAAGCTTTCTTTATTTCCTGATTATCAATTTAAGGTAGACACAAAAAATAAAGATTTAAGCCAAGAAAGAATGGGGACATCTACTTCAGGTATTGTTGGAGCAGTTATTGTATTTGCATTTGCTTTATTTATTGGTATAATCATAAAAGCAAGGAAAAAAAGTAAAACAACATAA
- a CDS encoding DUF3842 family protein has protein sequence MRIAVIDGQGGGIGKAIIEKLREETGSNVEIIALGANALATSLMLKAGADEGASGENAIVYNADKVDIIVGTIGIISANSMLGEITPNMAKAISESRAKKILIPMNKCNIFIVGVHEDNLSNYINEAVKTIKELIK, from the coding sequence ATGAGAATAGCAGTAATAGATGGACAAGGTGGAGGAATAGGAAAAGCTATAATAGAAAAGCTAAGAGAGGAAACAGGAAGCAATGTAGAGATTATTGCTCTTGGTGCTAATGCTTTAGCTACATCTTTAATGTTAAAAGCAGGAGCAGATGAAGGCGCATCAGGTGAGAATGCCATAGTATATAATGCCGATAAGGTTGATATTATTGTTGGTACAATTGGTATTATCTCAGCCAATTCAATGTTGGGGGAGATAACACCAAATATGGCAAAAGCAATATCTGAAAGTAGAGCCAAAAAAATATTGATTCCAATGAATAAGTGCAATATTTTTATAGTTGGTGTTCATGAAGATAATCTATCAAATTATATAAATGAAGCAGTAAAAACAATAAAAGAATTAATTAAGTAA